The window CCTATAAAAATAATAAACTTTGATCGAGAATCTAAAACTGAAAATAAAGTAGATAATATGGATAATAAAGTATATGATAAAGTAGACGTAGAAGATAATAATATCAAACAGTCTAGTTTAAAAAATATAGATGATAAACAAGATGATGATAAAGAAATAAAAATAGTAACTAGCGATAATGTAGAAAATTTTTCTGATTATGAAATTCCTAGTTTAGATTTATTAAAGGAATCTACTAGTAATACTGATTTAAAAGATAAAAAGCAAATACTAAAAAATGCTAAAGTATTAGAACAAACACTAAAGGATTTTGGTGTAGAGGCTCAGATAAATCAAGTTACAAAAGGACCAACTATAACTAGATATGAAATTCAGCCAAAAGCTGGAGTTAAAGTTAGTAAAATTGTAGGACTAGTTGATGATATTGCTTTAAGCTTAGCTGCAAAGAGCATAAGAATAGAGGCACCTATACCAGGAAAAGCTGCTGTTGGGATAGAGGTTCCAAATGAACAAGTACAAATTGTAACATTAAGAGAGGTTATAGAAGCTAAAGAGTTTACAAATAATGAATCGAAATTATCGTTTTCATTAGGTAAGGATATATCAGGAATGCCTATAATTACTGATATATCAAAAATGCCACATTTACTTATAGCAGGTGCGACAGGATCTGGTAAAAGTGTTTGTGTTAATACACTTATAAATAGTATACTGTATAAAGCAAAGCCCGATGAGGTTAAGTTTTTAATGATAGATCCAAAGGTTGTGGAACTTACAAATTATAATGGTATACCACATTTACTTATACCAGTTGTTACAGACCCTAAAAAAGCAGCATCTGCGCTTAACTGGGCAGTAAGTGAGATGAATAGAAGATATAAATTGTTTGCAGAGAATTCAGTAAGAGATATAACTGGATATAATAATAAAATGGAAGAAAAATTGCCTAAGGTAGTAATAATAATAGATGAGCTTGCAGATCTAATGATGGTAAGTCCTAATGATGTTGAAGATGCTATATGTAGGTTAGCACAGATGGCAAGAGCAGCTGGAATGCACCTTATAGTAGCAACACAAAGACCTTCTGTAGATGTAATAACGGGAGTTATTAAAGCGAATATACCTTCAAGGATTGCATTTGCTGTATCGTCTCAGGCAGATTCAAGAACAATACTAGATATGGGAGGAGCAGAAAAACTCTTAGGAAAAGGAGATATGTTATTTTATCCAGTTGGAGCTACTAAGCCTATGAGACTTCAAGGTGCTTTTATATCTGATGATGAAGTGGAAGAAGTTGTTAGTTTTGTAAAAAATCAAGTAGGAGAGGTGAAATACACAGAAGATATAATAGAAAATATAAATAAAGGAATAAACGTAGAATCATCTGATGTAGATGATTTACTAAGTGATGCTATAGAACTTGTAATAAATAGTAATCAAGCTTCTGCTTCAATGCTTCAAAGAAAATTTAGAATAGGATACAATAGAGCAGCAAGACTTATTGATCAAATGGAAGAAAGAGGATTAATAGGCCCAAGTGAAGGAAGTAAACCAAGAAAAGTTTTAGTAACTAAAGAAGAATTTGAAAGTACAGTGGGTGAATAATTTGAGTAATATTATAGAGATTGAGAATGCTTTAGGGTTGGAGAATAGTATATTTATAGATGTAAGATCGGAGTCAG is drawn from Tepidibacter hydrothermalis and contains these coding sequences:
- a CDS encoding DNA translocase FtsK is translated as MGKRKKRQTKNKLDNKFMQELRDLSLIFLGLFFLYSLKTNSMGNVGYFIKVMFLGFFSKLSIIVPYIIILIGVMDLINSNKIKNIKSYKLYYPLIFIMVLIYGLMKKDFIPVDSPFIPENLRIIFQISIEGNGSGIFSTIIAYYFIKLFGVKGSYIVGIFALIVITLFGFNISIQDALKRVNNLLVDSFVSFKNFVISFVTVERKQNNKIKKKIKINNEKDSYEESSKEKPIKIINFDRESKTENKVDNMDNKVYDKVDVEDNNIKQSSLKNIDDKQDDDKEIKIVTSDNVENFSDYEIPSLDLLKESTSNTDLKDKKQILKNAKVLEQTLKDFGVEAQINQVTKGPTITRYEIQPKAGVKVSKIVGLVDDIALSLAAKSIRIEAPIPGKAAVGIEVPNEQVQIVTLREVIEAKEFTNNESKLSFSLGKDISGMPIITDISKMPHLLIAGATGSGKSVCVNTLINSILYKAKPDEVKFLMIDPKVVELTNYNGIPHLLIPVVTDPKKAASALNWAVSEMNRRYKLFAENSVRDITGYNNKMEEKLPKVVIIIDELADLMMVSPNDVEDAICRLAQMARAAGMHLIVATQRPSVDVITGVIKANIPSRIAFAVSSQADSRTILDMGGAEKLLGKGDMLFYPVGATKPMRLQGAFISDDEVEEVVSFVKNQVGEVKYTEDIIENINKGINVESSDVDDLLSDAIELVINSNQASASMLQRKFRIGYNRAARLIDQMEERGLIGPSEGSKPRKVLVTKEEFESTVGE